One window of the Granulicella arctica genome contains the following:
- a CDS encoding xanthine dehydrogenase family protein molybdopterin-binding subunit yields MSDPLQTVGRSPIRKEGRAKVLGKAQYVDDISLPGMWFGATVRSAVARGRITSITFPPHIPWHEFTIVTAADIPGENTIVHLTKDHPCLADGYVNHPEEPIVLLAHPDRSVLPAAVLAVEITYDELPGVFTIEDAEIGADGDASRVIWHGSQHGGTPNTFKTYLMEKGSPEDLESIFAEADFIVEGEYRTGAQEQLYIENNGIIAEYSPEAGVTVQGSMQCPYYLVHALTLVFNLPAEKCRVIQTETGGAFGGKEDFPSVIGSHAALLAMKSGHPVKICYDRAEDMAGTTKRHPSRTRHRTAVSKDGKLLGGEIEFAIDGGAYATLSPVVLSRGTIHAPGPYHWPTLRVSSKAMATNVPPHGAFRGFGAPQSIFALERHMDKIAKVIGLTPEELRRRNFLAPGGHTATGQHLSDPVDMQNLLTRALTESNYHQRRAEFDRTNPGSTIKRGIGFASFMHGAGFTGSGERRLNSLVEIELTPEGRPNLLASSTEFGQGTNTILTQVAAETLGLPYSEVLIAQPDTARVPNSGPTVASRTAMIVGKLVETASQKLCAALVSSGHLELPYTPEQFRTAALHYLAQHGSLNVSARYELPSGAPPIFWDDDQYKGDAYPTYAWAVYVAEVAVDTTTYAATVTNFHALQEVGKVLHPILAAGQIQGGVAQGIGYALYEKCVYNDGRMTNNQMTNYIMPTSADLPPIHVHFEEIPSIHGAFGAKGIGELPMDGPAPAILNAIEHATDIAFTEIPLLPEDIFQLMTH; encoded by the coding sequence ATGTCCGATCCTCTCCAGACCGTAGGTCGCTCCCCCATCCGCAAAGAAGGCCGCGCCAAGGTCCTGGGCAAAGCTCAATACGTCGACGACATCAGCCTTCCCGGCATGTGGTTTGGAGCCACCGTTCGCTCTGCCGTGGCGCGTGGCCGCATCACCTCCATCACCTTCCCGCCGCACATTCCCTGGCACGAGTTCACCATCGTCACCGCCGCCGACATTCCCGGCGAAAACACCATCGTCCATCTCACCAAAGATCACCCCTGCCTCGCCGACGGCTACGTCAACCATCCCGAGGAGCCCATCGTCCTTCTCGCCCATCCCGACCGCTCCGTCCTGCCCGCCGCTGTTCTCGCCGTAGAGATTACCTACGACGAACTACCCGGCGTCTTCACCATCGAAGACGCGGAGATCGGAGCCGATGGCGATGCCTCCAGGGTGATCTGGCACGGCAGCCAGCACGGTGGAACCCCCAACACCTTCAAGACCTACCTCATGGAGAAAGGTTCGCCGGAAGACCTCGAGAGCATCTTCGCCGAGGCCGACTTCATCGTCGAAGGCGAGTACCGCACCGGCGCGCAGGAGCAGCTCTACATCGAAAACAACGGCATCATCGCCGAATACTCCCCCGAGGCCGGCGTCACCGTCCAGGGCTCCATGCAGTGTCCCTACTATCTCGTCCACGCCCTTACCCTCGTCTTCAACCTTCCCGCCGAAAAGTGCCGCGTCATCCAGACCGAGACCGGCGGAGCCTTCGGCGGCAAGGAAGACTTCCCTAGCGTCATCGGCTCGCACGCCGCCCTGCTCGCCATGAAGTCCGGCCACCCCGTAAAGATCTGTTACGACCGCGCAGAAGACATGGCCGGCACCACGAAGCGCCACCCCAGCCGCACCCGCCACCGCACCGCAGTTTCGAAGGACGGCAAACTCCTCGGCGGCGAGATCGAGTTTGCCATCGACGGCGGAGCCTACGCCACCCTCTCGCCCGTCGTCCTCTCGCGCGGCACCATCCACGCTCCCGGACCCTATCACTGGCCGACTCTACGCGTCTCATCCAAAGCCATGGCGACCAACGTCCCGCCACATGGAGCCTTTCGCGGCTTCGGCGCACCGCAGAGCATCTTCGCTCTTGAGCGCCACATGGACAAGATCGCCAAAGTCATCGGGCTCACCCCCGAAGAGCTGCGCCGCCGCAACTTCCTCGCACCCGGAGGCCACACCGCCACGGGCCAGCACCTCAGCGATCCGGTCGACATGCAGAATCTCCTTACCCGCGCCCTCACCGAGTCGAACTACCACCAGCGCCGCGCCGAGTTCGACCGCACCAACCCCGGCAGCACCATCAAGCGCGGCATCGGCTTCGCCAGCTTCATGCACGGCGCAGGCTTCACCGGCTCCGGCGAGCGCCGCCTCAACTCCCTCGTCGAGATCGAACTCACCCCGGAAGGTCGCCCCAACCTCCTCGCCTCCTCCACCGAATTCGGCCAGGGAACGAACACCATCCTCACCCAGGTAGCGGCCGAGACGCTCGGCCTACCCTATAGCGAAGTCCTCATTGCCCAGCCCGACACCGCCCGCGTTCCCAACTCCGGGCCAACCGTCGCCAGCCGTACCGCCATGATCGTCGGCAAACTCGTTGAAACAGCCTCACAGAAACTTTGCGCCGCACTCGTCAGCTCAGGCCATCTCGAACTGCCCTACACGCCCGAGCAGTTCCGGACGGCAGCACTGCACTACCTCGCCCAGCACGGGTCACTCAATGTCAGCGCCCGTTACGAGCTACCCTCTGGCGCACCGCCCATCTTCTGGGATGACGACCAGTACAAAGGCGACGCCTATCCCACTTATGCCTGGGCCGTCTACGTGGCCGAGGTGGCGGTCGACACCACCACCTACGCCGCCACCGTAACGAACTTCCACGCACTGCAGGAGGTCGGCAAGGTGCTGCATCCCATCCTCGCTGCTGGTCAGATTCAGGGTGGCGTAGCACAAGGCATCGGCTATGCCCTCTATGAGAAATGCGTCTACAACGACGGCCGCATGACCAACAATCAGATGACGAACTACATCATGCCTACCAGCGCCGATCTCCCACCCATCCACGTTCACTTCGAAGAGATCCCAAGCATCCACGGAGCCTTCGGAGCAAAGGGCATTGGCGAGCTTCCCATGGATGGTCCCGCCCCGGCCATTCTGAACGCCATCGAGCACGCTACCGATATTGCCTTCACCGAGATACCGCTGCTTCCTGAAGACATCTTCCAGCTCATGACTCACTGA
- a CDS encoding amidohydrolase family protein — protein MATKKFQTIDAHHHLWRYSRSEFGWIDDSMETLQKNFLPADLIREMAAADVDGAVAVQARQTLDETRWLLDQAEDCAAIRGVVGWAPIAGEEFPGIMEEFEDRPKLRGLRHVIHDEVDDEYILREDFNSGIRAMRGSGLVYDILIFARHLPQTIEFVDKHPEQVFVLDHVAKPLIRDGVLEPWAAQMQELGRRDNVWCKLSGLVTEADWTSWDDASLKPYFDAAVTAFGPARLLVGSDWPVCLLASEYERWFAVLRRYFAAYSEDERAAIFGGNAVEVYGL, from the coding sequence ATGGCAACGAAGAAATTTCAGACGATCGACGCGCACCATCATCTTTGGCGATATTCGCGGAGCGAGTTCGGTTGGATCGACGATTCGATGGAGACGTTACAAAAGAACTTTTTGCCAGCCGACCTGATTCGCGAGATGGCAGCGGCTGACGTCGATGGTGCCGTCGCGGTGCAGGCGCGTCAGACTTTGGACGAGACGCGATGGCTGCTGGATCAGGCAGAAGATTGTGCAGCGATTCGCGGTGTGGTGGGATGGGCACCGATCGCCGGTGAAGAGTTCCCGGGGATTATGGAAGAGTTCGAAGACAGGCCGAAGTTGAGAGGGCTGCGGCACGTAATCCACGATGAGGTGGACGATGAGTACATTTTGCGTGAGGACTTCAACTCAGGAATACGTGCGATGCGGGGGAGTGGGCTGGTCTACGACATACTTATCTTCGCGCGGCATCTGCCGCAGACAATCGAATTTGTCGATAAGCACCCGGAGCAGGTCTTCGTGCTGGACCATGTGGCAAAGCCGCTGATTCGGGATGGTGTTCTTGAGCCATGGGCGGCGCAGATGCAGGAGCTTGGGCGGCGCGATAACGTGTGGTGCAAACTCTCCGGCCTGGTAACGGAAGCAGACTGGACATCGTGGGATGACGCTTCCCTGAAGCCGTATTTTGATGCCGCCGTGACGGCATTTGGCCCGGCGCGGCTACTGGTTGGATCGGACTGGCCGGTGTGCCTGCTGGCTTCGGAGTACGAACGATGGTTTGCGGTGTTGCGGCGGTACTTCGCGGCCTACAGCGAAGATGAGCGAGCCGCGATATTCGGCGGCAATGCTGTAGAAGTGTACGGATTGTAG
- a CDS encoding S53 family peptidase, translated as MAPKKIAARFAAQEKQVLPGSEKEAFHTAAEKAATGKIVVSVVVRRKSPLNTKTLGKVRLTRTEYAKNHAADKADLKLIKAFATEYGLTVEKDTPKPERRTVLISGSAAAMQKAFGVTLKQVTTDSGSFRIREGAIYVPSELAGVVVAVLGLDNRPQAQPHFRILKESAPGSGIRPNAAAANTSFTPVQIAALYGFPTTGATGQTIGIIELGGGYKTADLTAYFKTLGQKAPSVTAVSVDGGKSKSDGINGADGEVMLDIEVAAAVAPGAKIVVYFAPNTDQGFIDAIASAVHDTKNKPSVISISWGGRESSWTQQSLTALDAACQSAAALGITITVAAGDNGSGDGGSGNNVDFPASSPHVLACGGTKLVGSGSTISSEVVWNETAANEGATGGGVSTKFALPSWQASSAVPKIGTFVGRGVPDVSGDADPATGYTIRVDGQTIVIGGTSAVAPLWAGLIAVSNAANKKSAGFIQPTIYAAKGKSAFRDITSGNNGTYKAGPGWDACTGLGSPIGNKIVTLLGAAAATNKAAAKKAKAAK; from the coding sequence ATGGCTCCCAAGAAAATTGCAGCTCGATTCGCAGCACAGGAAAAGCAGGTTCTCCCCGGAAGCGAGAAAGAGGCATTTCACACTGCGGCTGAAAAGGCCGCGACCGGTAAGATTGTTGTCTCCGTCGTCGTACGGCGCAAGTCGCCGCTCAACACTAAAACCCTCGGTAAGGTACGCCTCACCCGGACGGAGTACGCCAAGAATCACGCAGCCGACAAGGCCGACCTGAAGCTCATCAAAGCCTTTGCCACCGAGTACGGCCTGACGGTCGAGAAAGACACACCCAAGCCCGAACGCCGTACCGTCCTGATCTCTGGATCGGCAGCCGCCATGCAGAAGGCCTTCGGCGTCACGCTGAAGCAGGTCACTACCGACAGCGGAAGCTTTCGCATTCGTGAAGGTGCCATTTACGTTCCCTCAGAATTGGCCGGCGTTGTGGTCGCCGTTCTCGGCCTCGACAATCGTCCTCAGGCACAGCCCCACTTTCGCATTCTGAAAGAGTCGGCACCAGGGTCAGGCATCCGTCCAAACGCTGCCGCTGCCAACACCTCCTTCACTCCCGTCCAGATCGCTGCGCTCTACGGCTTCCCAACTACCGGCGCAACAGGCCAGACCATCGGCATCATCGAACTCGGCGGCGGCTACAAGACAGCAGACCTCACCGCCTACTTCAAGACGCTCGGCCAAAAAGCTCCCAGCGTCACCGCAGTCTCGGTAGACGGCGGCAAGAGCAAGTCCGACGGCATCAACGGAGCCGACGGTGAGGTGATGCTCGATATCGAGGTGGCCGCCGCAGTCGCTCCCGGCGCAAAGATCGTTGTCTACTTCGCGCCCAACACCGACCAGGGCTTCATCGACGCGATCGCCTCTGCCGTCCATGACACCAAGAACAAGCCAAGCGTCATCTCCATCAGCTGGGGCGGGCGCGAGTCCAGCTGGACGCAGCAGTCGCTTACCGCGCTCGACGCCGCTTGCCAGTCTGCCGCAGCCCTCGGCATCACCATCACCGTAGCCGCCGGCGATAACGGCTCAGGCGACGGAGGCTCCGGCAACAACGTCGACTTTCCAGCCTCCAGCCCTCACGTCCTCGCCTGCGGAGGCACCAAGCTCGTCGGCTCCGGATCGACCATCTCCTCTGAGGTCGTCTGGAACGAGACTGCCGCAAATGAAGGCGCAACTGGTGGCGGCGTCAGCACCAAGTTCGCCCTTCCTTCCTGGCAGGCCAGTTCTGCCGTGCCAAAGATCGGCACCTTCGTCGGCAGAGGCGTCCCCGATGTTTCAGGTGACGCTGACCCGGCAACCGGCTACACCATCCGGGTTGACGGCCAGACCATTGTGATCGGCGGCACCAGCGCCGTCGCTCCACTCTGGGCCGGTCTCATCGCCGTCAGCAATGCAGCCAACAAAAAATCCGCAGGCTTCATCCAGCCGACGATCTACGCCGCGAAGGGCAAGTCTGCCTTCCGCGACATTACCTCCGGCAACAATGGAACCTACAAGGCTGGCCCCGGCTGGGACGCCTGCACCGGCCTCGGCTCCCCAATCGGCAACAAGATCGTCACGTTGCTCGGTGCTGCCGCAGCAACGAACAAGGCAGCTGCAAAGAAAGCCAAAGCCGCAAAGTAA
- a CDS encoding radical SAM protein has product MMRYLTIGLLYTRTCPLACRHCIIESSPKVAEKMEQSVASEYIKVIARYSDQVCFTGGEPLLYYNEIIPLIREARALGLGVSLVTGCGWVSTAKPHIARERIAGLKEAGLNSLTVSWDEYHEEFSPQENALLVVKTAKEIGLPVEVRGVVNTAGPIPRIEQKLITIGVRYEKAQILRLGAAATLPESHFTFGEMPHMRGCRTVLQPVIEPNGQVYGCCGPSRGLKNPDSPLTLGNTNDESLESIFSRSVNDPLLEAISNVGPYALFNLIKDEPSLKDTLPVRSSYTGICEVCLDLSSVPEVITKLRERISEPAVNRLMSAMSIYYKSSPELQAQVECF; this is encoded by the coding sequence ATGATGAGATATCTCACAATCGGTCTGCTCTATACCCGCACCTGCCCCCTCGCCTGCAGACACTGCATCATTGAGTCTTCCCCCAAAGTTGCGGAGAAGATGGAACAGAGCGTGGCCAGCGAATACATCAAAGTCATCGCCCGGTATTCCGACCAGGTTTGTTTTACAGGCGGCGAGCCGCTCCTCTACTACAACGAAATTATTCCGCTCATCCGCGAAGCCAGGGCCCTTGGCCTCGGCGTCTCCCTCGTCACCGGCTGCGGCTGGGTCAGCACGGCAAAGCCCCACATCGCAAGGGAGCGTATCGCCGGCTTGAAGGAAGCGGGACTCAACTCGCTGACGGTCAGTTGGGACGAGTATCATGAAGAGTTTTCGCCGCAGGAGAACGCTCTTTTGGTCGTCAAAACGGCCAAGGAAATTGGATTGCCCGTCGAAGTTCGCGGCGTCGTAAACACAGCCGGCCCTATCCCGCGCATCGAACAGAAGTTGATCACCATCGGTGTTCGGTACGAAAAAGCACAAATATTGCGCCTTGGCGCTGCTGCAACGCTCCCGGAAAGCCACTTTACCTTCGGGGAGATGCCGCACATGCGCGGCTGTCGCACGGTCCTCCAGCCCGTCATCGAGCCGAATGGTCAGGTCTACGGCTGCTGCGGGCCATCGCGCGGCCTCAAGAATCCAGATTCGCCGCTCACCCTCGGCAACACCAATGATGAATCGCTCGAGAGCATCTTCAGTCGCTCAGTCAACGATCCCCTGCTTGAGGCGATCAGCAATGTTGGCCCATACGCGCTCTTCAACCTTATTAAAGATGAGCCTTCTTTGAAGGACACGCTGCCCGTTCGAAGCAGCTACACGGGCATCTGCGAGGTCTGCCTCGATCTGAGCAGCGTACCCGAAGTCATTACGAAGCTGCGAGAACGGATCAGCGAACCCGCCGTCAACAGGCTCATGTCAGCAATGAGCATCTACTACAAGTCCAGTCCTGAACTCCAGGCGCAGGTCGAATGCTTCTAA
- a CDS encoding lasso RiPP family leader peptide-containing protein has translation MNNISEKVSKRPYSKPTVTEYGSLVESTKVFGLINPDLASPDAVAVVIQSVTSVTF, from the coding sequence ATGAACAACATCTCCGAAAAGGTATCAAAACGTCCCTATAGCAAGCCAACCGTGACAGAGTATGGCTCTCTTGTCGAGAGCACGAAAGTGTTTGGTCTCATCAACCCAGACCTCGCATCTCCCGATGCAGTCGCAGTCGTAATTCAGTCTGTTACCTCGGTAACGTTCTAA